The following proteins are encoded in a genomic region of Pan troglodytes isolate AG18354 chromosome 2, NHGRI_mPanTro3-v2.0_pri, whole genome shotgun sequence:
- the APOD gene encoding apolipoprotein D, with protein MVMLLLLFSALAGLFGAAEGQAFHLGKCPKPPVQENFDVNKYLGRWYEIEKIPTTFENGRCIQANYSLMENGKIKVLNQELRADGTVNQIEGEATPVNLTEPAKLEVKFSWFMPSAPYWILATDYENYALVYSCTSIIQLFHVDFAWILARNPNLPPETVDSLKNILTSNNIDVKKMTVTDQVNCPKLS; from the exons atggtgatgctgctgctgctgttttccGCACTGGCTGGCCTCTTCGGTGCGGCGGAGGGACAAGCATTTCATCTTGGGAAGTGCCCCAAGCCTCCGGTGCAGGAGAATTTTGACGTGAATAAG TATCTCGGAAGATGGTACGAAATTGAGAAGATCCCAACAACCTTTGAGAATGGACGCTGCATCCAGGCCAACTACTCACTAATGGAAAACGGAAAGATCAAAGTGTTAAACCAGGAGTTGAG AGCTgatggaactgtgaatcaaatTGAAGGTGAAGCCACCCCAGTTAACCTCACAGAGCCTGCCAAGCTGGAAGTTAAGTTTTCCTGGT TTATGCCATCGGCACCGTACTGGATCCTGGCCACCGACTATGAGAACTATGCCCTCGTGTATTCCTGTACCTCCATCATCCAACTTTTTCACGTGGATTTTGCTTGGATCTTGGCAAGAAACCCTAATCTCCCTCCAGAAACAGTGGACTCTCTAAAAAATATCCTGACTTCTAATAACATTGATGTCAAGAAAATGACGGTCACAGACCAGGTGAACTGCCCCAAGCTCTCGTAA